Genomic DNA from candidate division KSB1 bacterium:
TCGCCGGATACCATTAGCTGTACCGCTGGTAGAGGAATCTATGTGGCTGCAAATCCCGATTTGGATGGTGATGGTAAACCAGAAATTCTTGTAACGGAGTATCGCGATGGCGGCAGGATATTGGTTTTTGAAGTAGTTGGGGACAATACCCTGGAATATGTGTGGGGGTCTAAAAAGCTCAATCCCGGTGGGTTTGGCGGTGGGTCAACTCCCCGTTCAGTAACAGTCGGAGATTTCGACAATAACGGAAAAATGGAGATTATTTTCCAGGTTGGCTATAGCGCGACGGATAGTTTGTCACGCGCCCAACGAGGTCTTTATTTTTATGAGTATACCGGGAACGACAATGACTACGGCGCGGAACCAGCGTTCAAGCTCAAATTTGATGAGATAGACCCACTGTTTGATGCACTGTCAGTAGGACGTGCCGAAAACCCACTTACAGTACAGGATATAGATGGCGACGGCAAAAATGAGTTGCTTTATACACCTCGTGTATTTGACAGCACACTTGAGACTGGAAATCTATATATATTAGAAGTAGAAAGTGGCACCTTTACCGGTGGGGATGCAAGCATCCGATTAGAATACAAATATACAGGGATGGCCAAGGCTATTGATTTTGGTGATGATGGATATACACCAGTCAACACTGCCGTTGGCGATATCGATAATGATGGATTTGCTGAAATTGTTGTGTTGGGTTGGACGAACACAAACTCTGGCGCCGGAGTTGGTTTTCTGGAAGTATCGGGTGTAGATACATATACTGACGGCAGTGTTGTTCCGATCAGCGAAACCAGTATTTTTAATGTAAAAGCCGACATAGAAATTGTCAATGTCGATGGAAATGTGGCCGTCATATTTGCTGCGGGTTGGTCCAATCAAGGAATTCAAAGAATTTATGTTATGGACAATATCGTCAATGATGCATTTGTTAGTGAATCGGATCTACATATCATTTCGGAGGGTGTCGAGCAGTTTGGCATCATGGCGATTGGCGACCAGGATCATGGCAGTGGCTCTGATGGTTTTGATATCTACGTAAGCACAGTCCCGGAAATTATTAATATTGAATACAATGGCTCCGGCGCTCTTTCGGATCCGGCCAGTTATACCAACCATGGACGTCTGGGTCAATTCAATCTCGATGAGGCCTATGACCTGAGCGATGGTCTTTTTAATTCCATTTATACATATCCAGGCATGGATTTAGACAATGATGGCAACCGGGATCTTGTAGTGGGGTACAAAGGCGCTTGCGGTCCAGAAGGTGATATTCTCGAGGGTGAATTGTTTACGGTAAATACCTACGGAATTTTTGTCTTCGAATGGGGCGACTCGACGCAATCGATTCCGGTAACTTTGAGCACAGGTGTAGAAGACGAAGCTCCTCCGGCTTGGATAGTCATTACTCCCAAAGATTATATCCTTGAACAAAATTATCCGAATCCATTCAATCCTACAACCAACATTACTTTTACTTTGCCTTTAGAGAATAGAATCAGTTTGAAGATTTACAATTCACTGGGACAAGAGGTTAAAACCCTGATAGATAATCAAGAATATTCACGAGGTCCACATAGTGTGATATGGGATGCAACGGACAAAAACGGAAATCCTGTTACCAGTGGAGTTTATGTCTATAAATTGGTTTTTGGGAATTTCTCTAAAACGAAGACCATGTCCTTGGTAAGGTAGGCTTTTTTCAAAATGCCAGGCATATATCTAAATTTTCAGACTTCAATATTTGCCATACTTGCCCCTTAAAAGGAGATAATCGTTATGAAGAAATTGATACTTATAGTACTCTTTTTTTTGATGTTAACCCCCGCTTTTATAATGGCTCAAACAAACCAGTGGAGTACGCGATACGTCACTCTGGACGAACCAGGCAATGGTACGGGAGATCGAACCTCCAGTATAGCCGTTGTTGGGCCAAATGCATTTGTGGCGTTGGTGTCTTCAATCACAGATAACAACGATATTTTTGGAACTTTCGACGACAACTACCTGGTGGGTTATTTCGAGGCGGATTCAGCTGTGGGTCGGGTTGCACTGCAAGAATATGGCCCAACCGGTCAATTTGAGGTTTGGAGTTCTGGACTTGACCAGGTACTCCTGAACGGAGCCTGGCAAATTGCCGGGGCGAAAAACAGCTATGTATATGTGGCCAACAACGACGCTAATCACAATATTTTGGTATTCGAGCTCACCGGATTCGGAATTTTGCCAACTGATTTCCGTATGGAAACGGGTTCTGAAAATATATTTGCTATTGATGTGGACACTGCAGGATATGTCTATGTGGTTGACCACGTTGGGACCGATGGGAAAAATAGCGAACTAAAAATCTTTGCACCCATTAATTCTCCTGGAACTACATGGGGCGATGCAGGTGGCCACACCGATACTCCATCTACTATTATTGACCTTCCTCCCGGCACTTATCAAGGTGTCGCAGCAAGTGGCGACGGTGCCCAGGTATTTGTTAGTATGATTGAAACCAAAAGTATTATGAAATTTGTCGGTGATCCCGTCAATGGCTACACTCAGGATAATTCCTTTTCTGCTGTTATTTCTCCAACGGATACCTATTTAGACGTGGATGGCATACTGGTGGGATCCACAACTTTCCTCGGTATGGACTATCTCGATAATCCTGGTCTCCTATTTGCCGCTGTCGATTCATTTCTCTGCATAAGCGGTTCGACAGAAACCTGCGGGGGTTATGCAACGGGTCGTGTTTTTGCCATTGATCCAGCTACAGGAACCAGTCTTGATACAATTGATGTGGCTCAATGGAATTTTAATAATACTAATTCTTATAGTACTGGCAGCAGCAACGGCAGAGTGGGTGGTTTTACCTCAGTTTATGATGTTGATGTGAGTAACGAACCGGCTGTTTATTCGCAATCGTTTTACGGTTGGGCCATAGAAAAATGGGTTTTTGATGGTAATTTAGGCACAGTTGTCAGTGTGGAGCAGGTTGCCGAAACCATACCTACCGGTTTTTCTTTACGACAGAATTATCCCAATCCATTCAATCCAATAACCACGATAGAATTTGAGATTCAAAGTTCAGAACATGTCATTCTCGCTATTTTTGACCTTAAAGGTCAAAAAATTACCACTTTAGTAGACGAACAACTGCCGCCGGGAATATACCGATCCAACTTCGATGCCGGCAAATTCGCTTCAGGAATTTATTTTTACAGCCTACGTGCAGGCCAAAGTAAAATTAAAAAAAAGATGATCCTGGTCAAATAAGGACAATAATCATGAGTTGAGCATTCAACTCTTAACATGTTGGAGTTTGCTCTTAGAATGAACCATTGTTTACTATTTTAAAGATGATTTCACTAATAAGAATTGGAGAATAATCATGAAAAAACGATTACAATTCATCATAGCAATCATTTCTTGTTGTGTTTTTTATAGTAAAACCAACCAGGCTGTCGCCAATGTTTTCGCTTCCCAACTGAAAATCATAAACCCGGATGATTCACCATTTGATGGTAATTTTTCTGATGGGACAGGTGCAAAGATATCTTTCTTACTAAACGCTGCAGCCTCTTCAGTAATTGTCGTGGTTAAGGATGCTGCCAACGGCAATATTATCGCCCAAATTGATGGTGGGGCGATGGGAAGCGGTTTGAATTCTGTAGATTGGGATGGCACTGGCGCCGAGACTGGCAAACAATATATTTACGAAGTGACGGCTGTACAACCGAATGCATCTAGCACGGATTGGAGGGTATTTTTTGACTCCGGTGATATTGAGATTTTTACACGAGGGTGTGCAGTTGTTAAAGACATGAGTAGTCCCCTATTCGGGTTGATTTATACACCCAACACTGGCGGCGATCTACCACAAGTGGGAAAAGGCATTACTATTTACAATCCAGATGGTTCATTCCATGACCCGTTTCTAGTAGCTGCAGATATAAACGATGGCGGTACAATCGACTGGGGTGGAGGTTCTGATGTCATGTACGGAGCTGTTTTTGATGCTTTAGATCGATTCTACGTTTCGGCTATTCAATTTGGTGAAATAAGACGTTTGAACCAGGACTATTCAATTACTTCTGTGATTACAGGTCTAACCAATCCAAAAGGTCTTTATCTACAGGGAGAAGGAGAAGCCCTCACAATTTATGTAGCTGCAGACAATAAAATCTGGCGTGGCAATATTGGCACGGCTGATTCAATGAAGGCAGGGGATATGGAGTTATTGGCTCAATTTAGCGGCTTTTTTCCCCACCAAATAAATTTGGATGACGAAGGATTTCTATATGTCAGTCTAAGGGCGAGTAATCAACTGGGTTCAGATGGTCGCGGTATCCGTAGGTA
This window encodes:
- a CDS encoding T9SS type A sorting domain-containing protein: MKKLILIVLFFLMLTPAFIMAQTNQWSTRYVTLDEPGNGTGDRTSSIAVVGPNAFVALVSSITDNNDIFGTFDDNYLVGYFEADSAVGRVALQEYGPTGQFEVWSSGLDQVLLNGAWQIAGAKNSYVYVANNDANHNILVFELTGFGILPTDFRMETGSENIFAIDVDTAGYVYVVDHVGTDGKNSELKIFAPINSPGTTWGDAGGHTDTPSTIIDLPPGTYQGVAASGDGAQVFVSMIETKSIMKFVGDPVNGYTQDNSFSAVISPTDTYLDVDGILVGSTTFLGMDYLDNPGLLFAAVDSFLCISGSTETCGGYATGRVFAIDPATGTSLDTIDVAQWNFNNTNSYSTGSSNGRVGGFTSVYDVDVSNEPAVYSQSFYGWAIEKWVFDGNLGTVVSVEQVAETIPTGFSLRQNYPNPFNPITTIEFEIQSSEHVILAIFDLKGQKITTLVDEQLPPGIYRSNFDAGKFASGIYFYSLRAGQSKIKKKMILVK
- a CDS encoding T9SS type A sorting domain-containing protein, which encodes MFKKIFVCVIVAFSISSIFSEAYSQAEGENSFRLAALNNRFLTSPDTISCTAGRGIYVAANPDLDGDGKPEILVTEYRDGGRILVFEVVGDNTLEYVWGSKKLNPGGFGGGSTPRSVTVGDFDNNGKMEIIFQVGYSATDSLSRAQRGLYFYEYTGNDNDYGAEPAFKLKFDEIDPLFDALSVGRAENPLTVQDIDGDGKNELLYTPRVFDSTLETGNLYILEVESGTFTGGDASIRLEYKYTGMAKAIDFGDDGYTPVNTAVGDIDNDGFAEIVVLGWTNTNSGAGVGFLEVSGVDTYTDGSVVPISETSIFNVKADIEIVNVDGNVAVIFAAGWSNQGIQRIYVMDNIVNDAFVSESDLHIISEGVEQFGIMAIGDQDHGSGSDGFDIYVSTVPEIINIEYNGSGALSDPASYTNHGRLGQFNLDEAYDLSDGLFNSIYTYPGMDLDNDGNRDLVVGYKGACGPEGDILEGELFTVNTYGIFVFEWGDSTQSIPVTLSTGVEDEAPPAWIVITPKDYILEQNYPNPFNPTTNITFTLPLENRISLKIYNSLGQEVKTLIDNQEYSRGPHSVIWDATDKNGNPVTSGVYVYKLVFGNFSKTKTMSLVR
- a CDS encoding T9SS type A sorting domain-containing protein codes for the protein MKKRLQFIIAIISCCVFYSKTNQAVANVFASQLKIINPDDSPFDGNFSDGTGAKISFLLNAAASSVIVVVKDAANGNIIAQIDGGAMGSGLNSVDWDGTGAETGKQYIYEVTAVQPNASSTDWRVFFDSGDIEIFTRGCAVVKDMSSPLFGLIYTPNTGGDLPQVGKGITIYNPDGSFHDPFLVAADINDGGTIDWGGGSDVMYGAVFDALDRFYVSAIQFGEIRRLNQDYSITSVITGLTNPKGLYLQGEGEALTIYVAADNKIWRGNIGTADSMKAGDMELLAQFSGFFPHQINLDDEGFLYVSLRASNQLGSDGRGIRRYDLTGTLPVTDDDAFWFLGEEKTFIANDLVFDRGADRNSAADDILYFVTRAGEDKDEDGIWRVDDIHSVFPDVIRIITENDFYGDDSNVQSRASFDFDAAGNIVFMENANEHLFLISPPGEGETNSFTTTSPDTFTVSVTVGVEEPGLAKTPKSYELYQNYPNPFNPSTTIKFSLSQSETISLRIYDLNGRLVRTLIESDKRSRGLNRVEWDGKDNSGSLIPSGRYVYTLESGKFKSSKIMTLAK